The following coding sequences lie in one Ferroacidibacillus organovorans genomic window:
- a CDS encoding aldo/keto reductase, whose amino-acid sequence MEKRRFGNTDMHVSVLGFGGSEIGYQGVNVRDVKNLLASALDAGLNVIDTAECYRESEELIGEAVSDRRSDFYLFTKCGHAAGFAEPDWTPAMLQKSIERSLARLKTDHVDLIQLHSCSEDMLRQGDVIDVLRRAKEAGKTRYIGYSGDRSAARYAIECGAFDALQTSVNIADQEPIELTIPHAAARNMGVIAKRPIANAAWKTKEKPTEAYHHAYWERLQKLQYDFLEGNLSDAVGVALRFTLSIPGVQTAIVGTTQPGRWQENARLLERGPLPEEMFAAIRRRFHDTASPDWVGQT is encoded by the coding sequence GTGGAAAAACGACGTTTTGGCAATACGGACATGCATGTCAGTGTGCTCGGTTTTGGCGGATCAGAGATCGGTTATCAGGGTGTCAACGTGCGGGATGTAAAAAATCTGCTCGCGTCAGCGCTTGACGCTGGGTTGAATGTGATCGACACGGCGGAATGCTACCGCGAGAGTGAAGAATTGATCGGCGAGGCCGTGAGCGACCGCCGCAGTGATTTCTACCTCTTTACAAAGTGCGGTCACGCGGCTGGATTCGCAGAGCCTGACTGGACGCCCGCCATGCTGCAAAAGTCAATTGAGCGAAGCCTGGCGCGCTTAAAAACCGATCACGTCGACCTTATTCAACTTCACAGCTGCAGTGAGGATATGCTTCGCCAAGGCGATGTGATCGATGTTTTACGCCGGGCTAAAGAAGCGGGGAAAACGCGGTACATCGGATACAGCGGGGATCGGTCCGCCGCGCGCTACGCCATCGAGTGTGGCGCGTTTGACGCGCTGCAGACGTCTGTCAACATCGCGGATCAGGAGCCGATTGAACTCACCATTCCGCACGCCGCCGCGCGCAACATGGGCGTGATCGCCAAGCGGCCGATTGCAAATGCAGCGTGGAAAACCAAGGAGAAGCCAACCGAGGCGTATCATCACGCCTATTGGGAACGGCTGCAAAAGCTGCAGTACGACTTTCTTGAGGGAAATCTCTCTGACGCAGTCGGTGTCGCGCTGCGCTTCACGCTCAGCATCCCCGGCGTACAGACGGCCATCGTCGGCACGACGCAGCCTGGACGCTGGCAAGAAAACGCGCGTCTGCTCGAACGCGGCCCGCTCCCCGAGGAAATGTTTGCAGCGATTCGTAGACGCTTTCACGACACCGCGTCACCCGACTGGGTCGG
- a CDS encoding APC family permease has translation MAQLNRQALGVWPVVFQSITYMAPGAAVAYSIYLSAQYAGGALTLSVVLALIGALFSAVSIGELARQLPSAGSFYTYTSKTLGGGVGFIVGFMFNFAQSLGAPFLLLIMGQVIQDTISSYLHVTIPWYVWFLLGAVFVFTLSYRGVKLSAKTGIWLGLFELLVFSLLAFTLIAKAGSHNTLSVFNPKLALVKGAGGFGGVFQGMIYCIQAFIGFEGAAALAEETKNPRNVTRAIFWSTVGIGLFYVLTTYAGTVGWGIHNMSSFASNSDPWQVLAVGGWGIGWILVFLAIINSFIANSNAATTVSTRMMFSMGRVGALPRALSYIHPTFETPSRAALAQLVWTLVLGLVCGFSLGPMNGYIMLATVTTIIMIAIYLLANLASLLLYSRQRRAEFSIGKHVVVPLLGIVFFIPPLVTSVYPVPAFPANFATPIIIIWFVLGLVFYFNLRTRNPEALVRAKDVFVSEEASM, from the coding sequence TTGGCTCAGTTGAATCGGCAAGCGCTCGGCGTTTGGCCTGTCGTGTTTCAGTCCATCACCTATATGGCGCCAGGCGCGGCGGTCGCTTATAGCATCTACCTTTCAGCACAGTACGCGGGGGGCGCGCTTACGCTGTCCGTCGTTCTCGCACTGATTGGCGCGCTGTTTTCAGCGGTGTCGATTGGTGAACTGGCGCGGCAGCTTCCATCAGCCGGCAGTTTTTATACGTATACCAGCAAGACGCTCGGGGGCGGTGTCGGCTTCATTGTTGGCTTTATGTTCAATTTTGCCCAGTCACTCGGGGCTCCGTTTTTGCTTCTCATCATGGGTCAGGTGATCCAGGATACGATTTCTAGCTATCTTCATGTCACCATCCCTTGGTATGTGTGGTTTTTGCTCGGCGCCGTGTTTGTCTTTACACTCTCCTATCGTGGTGTGAAACTGTCTGCCAAAACGGGAATTTGGCTTGGGCTGTTTGAACTGCTCGTCTTCAGCCTGCTCGCGTTTACGCTCATCGCAAAAGCGGGGAGCCACAATACGCTGTCCGTTTTTAACCCTAAACTTGCACTGGTCAAGGGCGCAGGCGGTTTTGGCGGCGTCTTTCAAGGCATGATCTACTGCATTCAGGCGTTCATCGGCTTTGAAGGCGCAGCGGCGCTGGCCGAGGAAACGAAAAATCCGCGCAATGTGACGCGCGCCATCTTTTGGTCGACCGTCGGCATTGGGTTGTTCTACGTGTTAACGACATACGCCGGAACCGTCGGCTGGGGTATCCACAACATGAGTTCGTTTGCGAGCAATTCAGACCCGTGGCAAGTCCTTGCGGTTGGCGGCTGGGGTATCGGCTGGATCCTCGTTTTTCTTGCCATCATCAACTCGTTTATTGCAAACTCAAACGCAGCGACGACTGTCTCGACGCGGATGATGTTCTCAATGGGACGCGTTGGCGCCCTCCCGCGCGCGCTTTCCTATATCCATCCGACCTTTGAGACACCGTCTCGCGCAGCGCTTGCGCAGTTGGTTTGGACGCTCGTGCTGGGTCTTGTTTGCGGGTTTTCACTTGGCCCAATGAATGGGTACATCATGCTTGCCACCGTCACGACAATCATTATGATCGCCATCTACCTGTTGGCCAATCTCGCGTCTTTGCTTCTCTATAGCAGGCAGCGCCGCGCGGAATTTTCGATTGGCAAGCACGTGGTCGTGCCGCTTCTTGGCATCGTCTTTTTTATTCCGCCGCTCGTTACGTCAGTCTACCCAGTCCCTGCGTTTCCTGCGAATTTTGCGACGCCGATCATCATCATCTGGTTTGTGCTCGGTCTCGTGTTTTATTTTAACCTGCGGACACGCAATCCCGAGGCGCTTGTTCGGGCGAAAGACGTGTTTGTCTCGGAAGAAGCCTCCATGTAA
- a CDS encoding LamB/YcsF family protein, which produces MRIDFNADLGEGFGPYTMGDDQVILDVVTSANLACGFHAGDPNVMMERIEMAHNRGVRIGAHPGYADRLGFGRRDIPHADEEWIRVILYQWGALAALATQVGARVTHLKMHGALYHKSAYSPACDQLVKAICKMDDRVVLFAPCGSPLAKAGRSAGLTVCEEMFADRSYEPDGTLTPRNVEGAIFHDPEVIARRIVDALTHGAIAARDGTTVPLRADTVCIHGDHAGAVEIARTLKLRLQAHGVVVAPYRVR; this is translated from the coding sequence GTGCGCATTGATTTTAACGCGGATCTCGGCGAGGGGTTTGGGCCGTACACGATGGGCGACGATCAGGTCATTCTCGACGTCGTCACGTCGGCGAATCTCGCTTGTGGATTTCACGCGGGAGATCCAAATGTGATGATGGAGCGCATCGAGATGGCGCATAACCGCGGGGTGCGCATCGGCGCGCACCCCGGTTATGCAGATCGCCTCGGGTTTGGCAGACGTGACATTCCGCATGCGGATGAGGAGTGGATCCGCGTGATTCTCTATCAGTGGGGAGCGCTTGCAGCGCTCGCCACACAAGTCGGTGCGCGTGTCACGCATCTTAAAATGCACGGCGCACTGTACCACAAGTCGGCGTACAGTCCTGCATGCGATCAACTGGTAAAGGCGATTTGCAAAATGGATGATCGCGTTGTACTGTTTGCGCCGTGTGGCAGTCCGCTCGCGAAAGCCGGCAGGTCGGCGGGACTCACGGTATGTGAAGAAATGTTCGCGGATCGCAGTTATGAACCGGATGGAACATTGACACCGCGCAATGTGGAAGGCGCTATTTTCCACGATCCGGAAGTGATTGCGCGCCGGATCGTGGACGCGCTTACGCATGGCGCTATCGCCGCCCGCGACGGCACAACCGTTCCACTGCGCGCGGACACGGTATGCATCCACGGCGATCACGCGGGGGCGGTTGAAATAGCACGCACGCTGAAGCTTCGCCTTCAGGCGCACGGTGTGGTCGTTGCCCCTTATAGGGTTAGGTGA